A part of Muntiacus reevesi chromosome 12, mMunRee1.1, whole genome shotgun sequence genomic DNA contains:
- the TRIB1 gene encoding tribbles homolog 1 — MRVGPVRSAMNGVSQPRTPALLLAAGRGTPAKRLLDADDAAAVAPKCPRLSECSSPPDYLSPPGSPCSPQPPPAAPGAGGGSGSVPGPSRIADYLLLPLAEREHVSRALCIHTGRELRCKVFPIKHYQDKIRPYIQLPSHRNITGIVEVILGETKAYVFFERDFGDMHSYVRSRKRLREEEAARLFKQIVSAVAHCHQSAIVLGDLKLRKFVFSTEERTQLRLESLEDTHIIKGEDDALSDKHGCPAYVSPEILNTTGTYSGKAADVWSLGVMLYTLLVGRYPFHDSDPSALFSKIRRGQFCIPDHISPKARCLIRSLLRREPSERLTAPEILLHPWFESVLEPGYVDSEVGTSDQIVPEYQEDSDISSFFC, encoded by the exons ATGCGGGTCGGTCCCGTGCGCTCTGCCATGAACGGCGTCTCACAGCCCCGCACTCCGGCCTTGCTGCTCGCCGCCGGCCGGGGCACCCCAGCCAAACGCCTGCTGGACGCGGACGACGCGGCGGCCGTGGCGCCCAAGTGCCCACGTCTCTCCGAGTGTTCGAGCCCCCCGGACTACCTCAGCCCCCCTGGCTCTCCCTGCAGCCCGCAGCCTCCGCCCGCCGCTCCAGGGGCCGGCGGCGGCTCCGGGAGCGTGCCGGGGCCCAGCCGCATCGCCGACTACCTGCTGCTGCCCCTGGCTGAGCGCGAGCATGTGTCCCGGGCGCTATGCATCCACACCGGCCGCGAGCTGCGCTGCAAG GTGTTTCCCATTAAACACTACCAGGACAAAATCCGGCCTTACATCCAGCTGCCATCACATAGGAACATCACGGGCATCGTGGAGGTGATCCTTGGGGAAACAAAGGCCTACGTCTTCTTTGAGAGGGACTTTGGGGACATGCACTCCTACGTGCGCAGCCGGAAGAGGCTGCGGGAAGAGGAGGCCGCCCGGCTTTTCAAGCAGATTGTCTCTGCCGTCGCCCACTGCCACCAGTCAGCCATTGTGCTGGGGGACCTGAAGCTTAGGAAGTTTGTCTTCTCCACCGAAGAGAG AACCCAGCTCAGACTGGAAAGTCTAGAAGATACACACATAATCAAGGGAGAAGATGATGCTTTGTCAGACAAACACGGCTGCCCAGCCTATGTGAGCCCCGAGATTCTGAACACCACAGGGACCTACTCTGGAAAGGCAGCGGACGTTTGGAGCCTTGGGGTGATGCTCTACACCCTTTTGGTGGGGCGCTACCCCTTCCATGACTCAGACCCCAGTGCCCTTTTCTCCAAAATCCGACGTGGACAGTTCTGCATTCCTGACCACATTTCTCCCAAAGCCAGGTGCCTGATTCGCAGCCTCCTGAGACGGGAGCCTTCGGAGAGACTCACTGCCCCAGAGATCTTACTCCATCCCTGGTTTGAGTCTGTCTTGGAACCTGGGTACGTCGACTCAGAAGTAGGAACTTCCGACCAGATTGTTCCAGAGTACCAGGAGGACAGTGACATCAGTTCCTTCTTCTGCTAA